GGGCACTTTGGCAATCAGGCGACCGGCGCAAAATCCTTTTTCAGATCATAGTTCAGCTTCTTGAACAACGTGGCATTAACTGAACTGGCAATGGTCGTGACGATAAGCGTGTAGCCATCGGGTTTGGCGCGGGCAACGTCCGTCATGGCAATATTGTTGCTGGCGCCCGGTTTGTTTTCCACCACAAAACTCTGCTTGAGCTCATCGCTCAATCCCTTGGCAACAATCCGCGCCACCAGGTCTGTGGTGCCGCCAGGCGTGTAGCCAACCAGTACCTTGACCGGTTGTGCATCCGGATAGGCTGCGCTGGCGCTGCCGGCAATCCCCAAAGCCAGAATCATGGCGCTGACTGTTTTGCTGAAATTTATCATCCTCGTCTCCGTTGTTGGCGGGCTGCATGCCCCCGTTGTGTAGATTAAAATCTGTATATTGAAAGCGTTACAAGCGCGGC
Above is a window of Advenella kashmirensis WT001 DNA encoding:
- a CDS encoding Bug family tripartite tricarboxylate transporter substrate binding protein, whose product is MINFSKTVSAMILALGIAGSASAAYPDAQPVKVLVGYTPGGTTDLVARIVAKGLSDELKQSFVVENKPGASNNIAMTDVARAKPDGYTLIVTTIASSVNATLFKKLNYDLKKDFAPVA